From a single Veillonellales bacterium genomic region:
- a CDS encoding aminotransferase class III-fold pyridoxal phosphate-dependent enzyme, with product METKQIIGETIDKYEQYVNPSVAKLFRLMGLSTIEWEADGNIIRDIEGREYIDCLGGYGVFALGHRHPKVIEAVKKQLDFMPLSSKVLFDKPMADLSALLAEITPGDLQYSFIVNSGTEAVEGALKLARLHTGKTKIISTVNSFHGKTLGSLSATGRDLFRDPFKPLIPGFSHVPFNNAAAIEAAIDEDTAAVIVEPIQGEGGIIVPDDNYLPAVRQICDEHGVLLICDEVQTGLGRTGKMFAVDHYGITPDILTTAKALGGGVMPIGAFIARPHIWDKYITSPFLHTSTFGGNPLACAAGIAAIGVLQQESLIENAATLGTYFLGELRKLQQSFPLVIKEVRGKGLMIGIELTKEGIGGLLMSELIADGVLAAYTLNNPKVIRMEPPLIIDRKLIDKVLTCLGKAIRKANEMIEDL from the coding sequence GTGGAAACGAAACAGATCATTGGTGAAACAATTGATAAATATGAGCAATATGTGAATCCGTCGGTTGCAAAATTATTCCGGCTTATGGGCTTGTCTACGATAGAATGGGAAGCCGACGGCAATATAATTCGTGACATTGAGGGTAGGGAATATATTGACTGTTTAGGCGGATATGGTGTTTTTGCTTTAGGCCATCGTCATCCTAAAGTTATAGAAGCAGTTAAAAAGCAATTGGATTTTATGCCGTTATCCAGTAAAGTGCTGTTTGATAAACCAATGGCTGATTTATCTGCGTTATTGGCTGAAATTACACCAGGCGATCTGCAATACAGTTTTATTGTGAATAGTGGAACGGAGGCTGTTGAGGGGGCTCTCAAGCTGGCACGGCTGCATACCGGAAAAACCAAAATTATTTCAACCGTAAATTCTTTTCATGGTAAAACCCTGGGCTCCCTCAGCGCTACCGGCCGTGATTTATTTCGTGACCCGTTCAAGCCACTGATTCCCGGCTTTAGCCATGTACCGTTTAACAATGCTGCGGCTATCGAAGCGGCCATAGATGAAGATACGGCAGCCGTAATCGTTGAACCGATACAGGGGGAAGGCGGAATTATTGTGCCGGACGATAACTATTTGCCGGCAGTGAGACAAATTTGCGATGAGCATGGTGTATTGCTGATTTGTGATGAGGTTCAAACTGGTTTGGGACGAACCGGGAAAATGTTTGCTGTGGATCATTACGGGATAACTCCGGATATTTTGACAACCGCTAAAGCTTTGGGCGGCGGTGTTATGCCGATTGGCGCGTTTATTGCCCGGCCTCATATTTGGGATAAGTATATTACCAGTCCGTTTTTGCATACATCAACTTTTGGGGGGAATCCCCTCGCTTGCGCCGCCGGTATTGCGGCGATCGGCGTCTTGCAGCAAGAAAGCTTGATTGAGAATGCGGCAACATTGGGAACGTATTTTCTTGGCGAGCTGCGAAAGTTACAGCAGTCCTTCCCGCTGGTGATCAAGGAAGTACGGGGAAAAGGGCTGATGATTGGTATTGAGCTGACAAAAGAGGGGATCGGCGGATTATTAATGTCGGAATTAATTGCAGACGGGGTTTTAGCAGCCTATACGCTAAACAACCCGAAAGTAATTCGAATGGAACCGCCGCTGATAATTGATAGAAAGTTAATTGATAAAGTGCTTACCTGTTTGGGCAAGGCGATTCGTAAAGCCAATGAAATGATTGAAGATTTATAG
- a CDS encoding SRPBCC family protein, with protein sequence MPYVEVTMPVLCEGDKIYPILKNMEKYPEFMTDLVSVQVVERKANTTVSKWVSNVDGRIIKWTELDTFDDSNLHIAYEQIEGDLKKFSGEWILTPIEGGTQIKLTVDFEFGVPMIAGLLNPILKKKVKDNSMNMLKAVKKRMEENGTVV encoded by the coding sequence TTGCCTTATGTAGAAGTGACTATGCCGGTTTTATGTGAAGGGGATAAGATTTATCCGATTTTAAAGAATATGGAGAAATATCCGGAATTTATGACCGATTTAGTTAGTGTGCAAGTTGTGGAGCGTAAAGCAAATACAACTGTTAGTAAATGGGTATCGAATGTAGACGGTCGAATTATTAAATGGACGGAGTTAGATACTTTTGATGATAGCAATCTGCATATAGCTTATGAGCAGATTGAAGGTGATTTAAAAAAGTTTTCCGGAGAATGGATACTAACGCCTATAGAGGGAGGAACACAAATCAAGTTAACGGTTGATTTTGAATTTGGTGTTCCCATGATTGCCGGTCTGCTGAATCCAATCTTAAAGAAAAAAGTGAAAGATAATAGCATGAATATGTTAAAAGCAGTAAAAAAGCGGATGGAAGAGAACGGTACGGTAGTATAG